In a single window of the Pirellulales bacterium genome:
- a CDS encoding riboflavin synthase: AIHVQTLSFQAGEETLRRTNLGRLRAGSPVNLERSLVLGDRLGGHLVTGHIDGLGTLTERRDDGDWSTCWFQSPADLMQQIAPKGSIAIDGVSLTVVGALDDRFSVALIPHTLAATTLGQLATGDTVNLETDVLAKYVERQIGDRLPT; encoded by the coding sequence GCCATCCATGTTCAGACACTTTCGTTCCAGGCGGGCGAGGAAACGCTAAGGCGCACCAATCTCGGCCGCCTGCGAGCAGGCAGTCCGGTAAATCTCGAACGGTCGCTTGTGCTTGGCGACCGGCTCGGCGGCCATTTGGTCACCGGCCACATCGACGGCCTCGGCACGCTCACCGAACGCCGCGACGACGGCGATTGGTCGACCTGTTGGTTTCAATCGCCGGCGGATCTAATGCAGCAAATCGCGCCGAAGGGATCGATTGCCATCGACGGTGTGAGCCTGACGGTGGTCGGGGCTCTCGACGATCGCTTCAGCGTAGCGCTGATTCCGCACACGCTCGCCGCCACGACGCTCGGCCAATTGGCAACCGGCGACACCGTGAACCTCGAGACCGATGTGCTGGCAAAATACGTCGAACGTCAGATTGGGGACAGGCTCCCGACTTAG
- a CDS encoding RNase H family protein: MSATAPHFLLFSESRRRSASSPPSDWRFVLQSLDGSSRLEAADAEPALGGERLELLAVVRGLEALEQPSRVTLVTPSKYVARGLSYGLSDWRENDWNWEHHGQMVPIKNRDLWQRLDRALAYHRVQCRATVPNEPPAAANADGHAVRSPDPQSTAPVGGIDQSASRPDNWVGGWLDRIAAVWGRTIAFFRRLKEWWTEMEAPPSWWRVS, encoded by the coding sequence ATGAGCGCCACTGCGCCTCATTTTCTGTTGTTTTCTGAATCGCGTCGTCGCTCGGCCAGTTCCCCGCCGAGCGACTGGCGGTTCGTCTTGCAATCGCTGGACGGTTCGAGCCGGCTCGAAGCAGCCGACGCCGAACCGGCCCTCGGCGGCGAGCGGCTAGAGCTGCTGGCCGTCGTTCGCGGCCTGGAAGCGCTCGAGCAGCCGTCTCGCGTCACGCTTGTGACTCCCAGCAAGTATGTCGCCCGCGGGTTGAGCTACGGCTTGTCCGATTGGCGCGAAAATGATTGGAACTGGGAACATCATGGCCAAATGGTGCCGATTAAGAACCGCGATCTCTGGCAGCGGTTGGATCGGGCATTGGCATACCACCGGGTGCAATGCCGAGCGACGGTGCCGAACGAACCACCAGCCGCGGCCAATGCCGACGGCCATGCGGTTCGATCGCCGGACCCTCAATCGACCGCGCCGGTCGGCGGAATCGACCAGTCGGCCAGTCGTCCCGACAATTGGGTCGGCGGATGGCTCGATAGGATCGCGGCAGTCTGGGGTCGGACGATTGCATTCTTCCGCCGTTTGAAAGAGTGGTGGACGGAAATGGAAGCGCCCCCCAGTTGGTGGCGAGTTTCCTGA
- the glgB gene encoding 1,4-alpha-glucan branching protein GlgB: MQKIHPAGFFEAICPLIDSSRRDLYMLRITDANGEQTTTHDPYAFEPLLTGYDLHLLGEGRHWRSYDRMGAQLRTVDGVAGVNFAVWAPNANSVSVIGDFNSWDARRHPMRKHVPAGIWELFIPELKEGTIYKYRVKHGASEVEKSDPYGFAAELPPRTASKVVDLDRYRWGDQGWVANRPQYNSLEAPMSIYEVHLGSWRRPGDDPKRWLPYRELAHQLVDYCKEMGYTHLELLPVSEHPFSGSWGYQTVGYYAATSRYGSPEDFMYFVDLCHQNGIGVLIDWVPAHFPRDGHGLFRFDGTCLYEHSDPRQGEHPDWGTLIFNYGRTEVRNYLLSNALFWLDKYHIDGLRVDAVASMLYLDYSRQEGQWIPNEFGGRENLEAISFIKEFNVLAHEHFPGVLTVAEESTAWPSVSRPTYVGGLGFSLKWNMGWMNDTLRYMRHESIHRKYHQDELTFSLIYAFHENFVLPLSHDEVVHGKGALLSQQPGDLWQKFANLRLLYSYMWTHPGKKLLFMGDDFGQWNEWNYEESLQWHLLQWPAHQGLQKCVADLNRIYRREAALHQVDFDPAGFEWIDCHNFNDSVLIYIRRAKNANDFLIVACNFTPVPRMAYRFGVPQGGWYEEIFNSDSTFYGGSNLGNGSGLRASETESHCRPYSLEIVLPPLSVSVLKPRG; encoded by the coding sequence ATGCAGAAAATCCATCCTGCCGGTTTCTTCGAAGCGATTTGTCCCTTGATTGACTCCTCACGCCGAGATCTCTACATGTTGCGAATTACCGATGCAAACGGCGAGCAAACCACCACGCACGATCCGTATGCCTTCGAGCCGCTGTTGACCGGCTACGATCTGCACCTGTTGGGCGAAGGACGCCATTGGCGAAGCTACGACCGGATGGGGGCCCAACTGCGAACGGTCGACGGCGTGGCCGGGGTGAATTTCGCCGTCTGGGCGCCGAATGCAAATTCGGTCAGCGTCATCGGCGATTTCAATTCGTGGGATGCCCGGCGGCATCCGATGCGAAAGCATGTCCCGGCCGGCATCTGGGAACTGTTCATTCCGGAGCTGAAAGAAGGAACGATCTACAAATATCGCGTCAAACACGGAGCGTCGGAGGTTGAAAAGTCCGACCCGTATGGTTTTGCCGCCGAGCTTCCGCCTCGCACCGCCTCGAAAGTCGTCGATCTCGACCGCTACCGTTGGGGCGATCAGGGCTGGGTCGCCAACCGGCCGCAATACAATTCGCTCGAAGCGCCGATGTCGATCTACGAGGTGCACCTGGGAAGCTGGCGCCGACCGGGCGACGACCCGAAGCGCTGGTTGCCCTATCGCGAGCTGGCGCATCAACTGGTCGATTACTGCAAGGAAATGGGCTATACGCACCTCGAGCTTTTGCCGGTGAGCGAGCATCCCTTCTCCGGCAGTTGGGGCTATCAAACCGTCGGTTATTATGCCGCCACCAGCCGCTACGGCTCGCCTGAAGATTTCATGTATTTCGTCGACCTATGCCATCAAAACGGCATCGGCGTGCTGATCGATTGGGTGCCGGCGCATTTTCCGCGCGACGGCCACGGGCTGTTTCGCTTCGATGGCACCTGTCTCTACGAGCATTCCGACCCGCGGCAAGGCGAGCATCCCGATTGGGGCACGCTGATCTTCAACTACGGCCGGACCGAGGTGCGCAATTATCTGCTCTCGAACGCCTTGTTCTGGCTCGACAAATATCATATCGACGGCCTGCGGGTCGATGCCGTGGCATCGATGCTCTATCTCGATTACAGCCGCCAAGAGGGGCAATGGATTCCGAACGAATTCGGCGGCCGTGAAAATCTCGAAGCCATTTCGTTCATCAAGGAATTCAACGTTCTGGCGCACGAGCATTTTCCCGGTGTGCTCACCGTCGCCGAGGAATCGACCGCCTGGCCGAGCGTCTCGCGGCCGACGTATGTCGGCGGGCTGGGCTTCAGCCTGAAGTGGAACATGGGCTGGATGAACGACACGCTTCGCTACATGCGCCACGAGTCGATCCACCGCAAATACCATCAAGACGAGCTCACGTTCAGCCTGATCTACGCCTTCCACGAAAATTTCGTGCTGCCGCTCTCGCACGATGAAGTGGTGCATGGCAAGGGCGCGCTGCTGAGCCAGCAACCCGGCGACCTATGGCAGAAGTTCGCCAATCTGCGGCTGCTCTATTCCTACATGTGGACCCATCCGGGCAAGAAGCTGCTCTTCATGGGCGACGACTTCGGCCAATGGAACGAATGGAACTACGAAGAAAGCCTGCAATGGCATCTCTTGCAATGGCCGGCGCACCAGGGCCTGCAGAAATGCGTCGCGGATTTGAACCGCATCTATCGCCGCGAGGCGGCCCTGCACCAAGTGGATTTCGATCCGGCCGGCTTCGAATGGATCGATTGCCACAATTTCAACGACAGCGTGTTGATCTATATTCGCCGGGCGAAGAATGCGAACGACTTTTTGATCGTGGCTTGCAATTTCACGCCAGTGCCGCGCATGGCCTACCGATTCGGAGTGCCGCAAGGGGGCTGGTACGAAGAAATCTTCAACAGCGATTCGACCTTCTACGGCGGCAGCAACCTGGGCAACGGCTCCGGCCTCCGAGCCAGCGAAACAGAGAGCCACTGCCGGCCCTATTCGCTCGAAATCGTGCTCCCGCCGCTTAGCGTCAGCGTGTTGAAACCGCGCGGCTAA
- the topA gene encoding type I DNA topoisomerase: MAKKKAANGSTKSLVIVESPAKARTISKFLGRGFTVEASIGHVRDLPQGASQIPDAYRDQPWSRLGVNVEEDFEPLYIVPPGKAAHVRKLKTLVKQAKDLYLATDEDREGEAISWHLNELLQPRVPVHRLVFHEITKEAIENALAHPRQIDADLVRAQEARRIVDRLYGYEVSPLLWKKVRPKLSAGRVQSVAVRLIVDRERQRMAFHAASYWDLLATFATAEGEQLEATLVEVDGREIPAGKDFDPATGRLKSGEKAPLVLDEQAANQLADRLKQAQFRVASLEAKPYTSKPYPPFTTSTLQQEANRKLGFTARRTMQVAQSLYENGHITYMRTDSTTLASVAVEAARELVAKEYGPEFLPPSPRVYQTKVKNAQEAHEAIRPAGHPFDFPEQLRDKLSAEEFKLYDLIWKRTVASQMTDARGTRLTMRIAGESTGEASGTRATFQASGKTIEFPGYFRAYVEGSDDPQADLAERDAVLPAVERDEALACRELLPKGHTTQPPARFTEATLTRSLEEMGIGRPSTYASIIDTILAREYVVKRGTALVPTWTAFAVSQLLENHLPSLVDYQFTAQMEDDLDSISRGESKRTEYLRGFYFGDSSGVNPANGSPGLKPQLENKVEQINARDVSRITIGQPEGQEPIFVRVGRYGPFVEQGERKASLQDTMAPDELTVPVALDLLSRAQQAEEPLGICPDTGRPIYLKTGRFGPYVQRAPANEDEKPQNASLLKGMRPEEIDVAAAVKLLSLPRELGPHPTSGEMVVAHNGRFGPYVKCGTETRSLPAGMSPLDVTLPQALELLAQPKAQRRGFGAKREPLKVLEGVSPVTQQPLQVFDGRYGLYVTDGVTNASLPKNSTAEEVTLDVALRLLADRAAAGPTKSQLRKAAKAKAAAKPAAPKKKAAKPKGAAKKRAKKKAAT; encoded by the coding sequence ATGGCAAAGAAAAAGGCCGCTAACGGCTCGACCAAATCCTTGGTGATTGTCGAATCGCCGGCCAAAGCGCGCACGATCAGCAAGTTTCTCGGCCGCGGGTTTACGGTCGAGGCCAGCATCGGGCACGTTCGCGATCTGCCGCAGGGGGCCAGCCAGATTCCCGACGCCTATCGCGATCAGCCTTGGTCGCGGCTCGGCGTAAATGTGGAAGAAGATTTCGAGCCGCTCTACATCGTTCCCCCCGGCAAGGCGGCCCATGTGCGCAAGCTCAAAACGCTCGTAAAGCAGGCCAAGGACCTGTATCTGGCAACGGACGAAGACCGCGAAGGGGAAGCCATTAGCTGGCATTTGAACGAACTTTTGCAGCCGCGGGTGCCGGTGCATCGGCTGGTGTTTCACGAAATTACGAAAGAAGCGATCGAAAACGCGCTGGCCCATCCGCGGCAAATCGATGCCGATCTGGTGCGGGCGCAAGAAGCCCGGCGGATCGTCGATCGGCTCTACGGCTACGAGGTGTCGCCCCTGCTGTGGAAAAAGGTGCGGCCGAAGCTCTCGGCGGGACGGGTGCAAAGCGTCGCCGTGCGGCTGATCGTCGATCGTGAGCGGCAACGCATGGCATTTCACGCGGCCAGCTATTGGGACCTGCTGGCCACGTTTGCCACGGCCGAAGGCGAACAGTTAGAAGCGACGCTCGTCGAAGTCGATGGCCGCGAGATTCCGGCCGGCAAGGATTTCGATCCGGCCACCGGCCGCCTGAAGTCGGGCGAAAAGGCGCCGCTGGTGCTCGACGAACAAGCGGCCAACCAATTGGCCGACCGTTTGAAGCAAGCCCAATTCCGCGTCGCATCGCTCGAGGCCAAGCCCTACACATCGAAACCTTATCCGCCCTTCACGACGAGCACCTTGCAGCAAGAAGCCAACCGCAAGCTCGGCTTCACCGCCCGGCGCACGATGCAAGTGGCCCAAAGTTTGTATGAAAACGGCCATATCACCTACATGCGCACCGACTCGACCACGCTCGCCTCGGTGGCCGTCGAGGCCGCGCGCGAGTTGGTCGCCAAGGAATACGGCCCGGAATTCCTGCCTCCCTCGCCGCGCGTTTATCAAACCAAGGTAAAAAACGCCCAAGAGGCGCACGAGGCAATTCGCCCCGCCGGCCATCCGTTCGACTTTCCCGAGCAATTGCGCGACAAGCTGAGCGCCGAGGAATTCAAGCTCTACGACCTGATCTGGAAGCGCACCGTCGCCAGCCAAATGACCGATGCTCGCGGCACCCGGCTGACGATGCGAATCGCGGGCGAAAGCACTGGCGAAGCCAGTGGCACACGGGCAACTTTTCAGGCCAGCGGCAAGACGATCGAATTCCCCGGCTATTTTCGAGCCTACGTCGAAGGTTCCGATGATCCGCAGGCCGACCTTGCCGAGCGCGACGCCGTGCTGCCGGCGGTCGAACGCGACGAAGCACTGGCCTGCCGCGAACTTCTGCCCAAGGGACACACCACACAGCCCCCCGCCCGCTTCACCGAGGCCACGCTCACCCGCTCGCTGGAAGAAATGGGCATCGGCCGCCCGAGCACCTACGCATCGATCATCGACACGATCCTGGCCCGCGAATATGTCGTCAAGCGCGGAACGGCTCTGGTGCCCACATGGACGGCGTTCGCCGTCTCGCAACTCTTGGAAAATCATTTGCCGAGCTTGGTCGATTACCAGTTCACAGCGCAGATGGAAGACGATCTCGATTCGATCAGCCGCGGCGAAAGCAAGCGGACCGAATATCTGCGGGGCTTTTATTTCGGCGATAGCTCGGGCGTCAACCCGGCCAATGGCTCGCCGGGCCTCAAGCCGCAGCTTGAAAACAAAGTCGAGCAAATCAATGCCCGCGACGTAAGCCGGATCACGATCGGCCAGCCCGAAGGGCAAGAGCCGATTTTCGTTCGCGTCGGCCGCTACGGCCCCTTCGTCGAGCAAGGCGAGCGCAAGGCGAGCCTGCAAGACACGATGGCCCCCGATGAATTGACCGTGCCGGTCGCGCTCGATTTACTCAGCCGGGCGCAGCAGGCGGAAGAGCCGCTGGGCATCTGCCCGGATACGGGCCGGCCGATCTATTTGAAAACCGGGCGATTCGGGCCGTACGTTCAACGAGCCCCGGCCAATGAAGATGAAAAGCCGCAAAACGCATCGCTGCTCAAAGGCATGCGGCCGGAGGAAATCGACGTGGCCGCAGCCGTGAAGCTGCTTTCCTTGCCGCGCGAGCTTGGCCCGCATCCGACCAGCGGCGAAATGGTGGTGGCTCACAATGGCCGTTTCGGGCCGTACGTGAAATGCGGCACGGAAACGCGTTCGCTGCCGGCGGGCATGTCGCCGCTCGACGTGACGTTGCCGCAAGCGCTCGAGCTCTTGGCCCAACCGAAGGCGCAGCGCCGCGGATTCGGCGCGAAGCGCGAGCCGCTCAAGGTGCTCGAAGGCGTATCGCCGGTCACGCAGCAGCCGCTACAGGTGTTCGACGGCCGCTATGGATTGTATGTCACCGACGGCGTGACCAACGCATCGCTGCCGAAAAACAGCACGGCGGAAGAAGTGACGCTCGACGTGGCCCTTCGCCTGCTGGCCGACCGCGCCGCCGCTGGCCCGACGAAATCGCAACTCCGCAAAGCCGCCAAAGCCAAAGCCGCGGCCAAGCCCGCCGCCCCAAAGAAAAAAGCGGCGAAGCCGAAAGGCGCCGCCAAAAAGCGCGCCAAGAAAAAAGCCGCCACCTAA